A region of the Pantoea alfalfae genome:
GGATCACTTCTTCTTCACTTTCATAGCTCAGGATCGACATCACCGGCCCGAAGATCTCTTCACGGACAATCTTCATCTCATCACGGCAGTTGGTGAACACGGTGGGGGCCACCCAGGCACCCTGGTCGAAATCACCACCAGTCAGACGTTTGCCGCCACACAGCACGCGTGCGCCTTCAGCAATGCCGGATTCGATGTAGCGCATCACGTTGTCGCGATGGCTGAAGCTGACCAGCGGACCAAAGTTGGTAGCCGGATCACGCAGATCGCCTGCTTTAATACGGGCAACGCGTTCGCTGATTTTGGTCTCGAACGCCGCCTGCAGTTTTGCAGGGATAAAGACGCGGGTGCCGTTGGTGCAGACCTGACCGGAGCTGTAGAAGTTCGCCATCATGGCGATGTCAGCGGCCAGATCGAGATCGGCATCATCAAAGATGATCAGCGGTGATTTACCGCCCAGCTCCATAGTGACCTCTTTCAGCGTTGACCCCGCTGCATTAGCCATCACTTTTTTGCCGCTGACAACGCCGCCGGTAAAGGAGACTTTGTCGATGCCCGGATGCTCGGTGAGCAACTGACCGGTCACCGAACCGATGCCCGGCAGCACGTTAAACACGCCATCCGGCAGGCCCGCTTCGGTGTAGATTTCTGCCAGCTTCAGGGCAGTAAGCGGAGTCATTTCGCTGGGTTTGAAAATCATCGCGTTACCCGCTGCCAGCGCGGGTGCGGATTTCCACAGGGCGATCTGAATCGGGTAGTTCCAGGCACCGATACCGGCGACCACGCCCAGCGGTTCGCGGCGGGTATAAACAAAGGAGGTTTCACGCAGTGGGATCTGCTGACCCTCCAGCGCCGGAACCAGACCCGCGTAGTACTCCAGCACGTCTGCACCGGTGACGATATCGACTGCTGAGGTTTCGCTGTAAGGTTTACCGGTGTCCAGCATTTCCAGCTCTGCCAGCTCATCATTACGCTCGCGCAGGATGTCGACGGCGCGACGCAGGATGCGTGAGCGCTCCATGGCGGTCATTGCCGCCCAGACCTTCTGGCCTTTTCTGGCGGCAGCAACGGCGCGATCGACATCTTCCTGGCCGGCGGCATGAACCTCTGCCAGGACTTCGCCGTTGACCGGGTTGATTGTCTGGAACGTTTCGCCAGACGCTGCGGCAACATAAGCGCCATCGATGTAGAGTTTCTGCTCGGTGAATCGGGACATGTTTTCTCCTTCCGTTATTCGTGCTCGCCAGCCAGTTGCTGACGGATGAATTGGGTGGTCAGTGTGAGCGCGATAGCGGGATCGAATGGCTTACCGCTTAGCGCGGCGCGCAGCCACAGACCGTCGATCAGGGCAGCCAGACCGTGTGCGGCCAGGCGTGCTTTTTCCAGCGGCAGTTCACGCCGGAATTCGACGACCAGCGTTGAGTAAAGCCGACGGCTGCTGACCCGCTCAAGCCGGTTAAGCTGGGGCTGATGCATGCTACTCGACCAGAAGTCGAGCCAGGCTTTCATCACCGCGGTGTGCACCTGGGTTTCATCAAAATTTCCATCAACAATGGCACACAGCCGCTGTTCTGCAGAGGCATCGGCCAGCGGTTTTAGCCGCGACAGTACTGCCTCGCGTAGCTGACGCGTCACATCACGCATCGTAGCTTCCAGTAAACCGTTCTTGTCCTTGAAGTAGTGACTGATGATGCCGGTTGAGACCCCCGCCCGCCGGGCGATCTGGGCAATCGTGGCATCATTAATCCCCATCTCATTAATCGTGCTCAGGGTCGCATCAATCAGTTGCCGACGTCGTATCGGCTGCATCCCTACCTTTGGCATAGCTCCAGCTCCACCCTCAAATCGAGCCCCTATTTAATCTTTTTTTGATTGCACGTTCAATATAAAAAGAAAATTTGTTAGGATGCTGTTTTTTAAATGTAACGTAAGCGAAACGGCAATGAGTGCTAAAATAGGCTGGATTGTCATAGCGATTAACAGGAAGTGACAGAACGAGACAGAGCCGCACGGCCTGAACACCGTGGGCGGCAAGACGTATCCATTGCGAATTTTCAGGACATTAACCAGAGGTAATCGATGAATAATCCACCTTCCGGTGAAAAAGACAGACTCAATCCCGTTGTATTTTATACCTCTGCCGGATTGATTCTGACGTTTTCACTTGTGACGATTCTCTACAGTGAACTGGCCGCGAGCTGGATCCTCAAGGCGGTCAACTGGGTTTCCGCCACCTTCGGCTGGTACTACATGCTGGCTGCCACCCTCTACATCGTCTTTGTGCTCTATATGGCCTGCTCACGCTTTGGCTCTATTAAGCTTGGGCCGGAGCACTCTAAACCCGAATTCAGCGTGCTCAGCTGGTCCGCCATGCTGTTTGCTGCCGGGATCGGCATCGACCTGATGTTCTTCTCGGTCGCCGAACCGGTGACGCAGTATATGCAGCCGCCGGAAGGAGCAGGGCAGACGCTGGAAGCCGCCCGCCAGGCGATGGTCTGGACGCTGTTCCACTACGGACTGACCGGCTGGTCGATGTACGCACTGATGGGCATCGCGCTGGGCTACTTCAGCTACCGTTATAACCTGCCGCTGACTATTCGTTCGGCGCTCTATCCCATATTCGGTAAACGCATCTATGGCCCGATTGGTCACACGGTAGATATCGCAGCCGTGGTCGGCACCATCTTTGGTATCGCCACCACGTTAGGGATAGGGGTCGTACAGCTGAACTACGGCCTGAAAGTGCTGTTTGATATCCCGGAAGGCCTGACCGCGCAGACCGCGCTGATAGTCCTTTCTGTGGTGATCGCTACCATCTCTGTGACGTCGGGTGTTGATAAAGGGATCCGTTTCCTCTCCGAACTCAACGTGATCATGGCGCTTGGCCTGATTCTGTTTGTGCTGTTCTTCGGCAACACCGAGTTCCTGCTGAATGCTCTGGTGCTGAACGTTGGCGATTACATCAACCGCTTCATGGGCATGACGCTCAATACCTTTGCCTTTGATCGTCCAACCCAATGGATGAACAGCTGGACGCTCTTCTTCTGGGCGTGGTGGGTGGCGTGGTCGCCGTTTGTCGGCCTGTTCCTGGCGCGTATCTCACGCGGTCGTACCATTCGTGAGTTCGTGCTGGGCACGCTGATTATTCCGTTCACCTTTACACTGCTGTGGCTGTCCGTGTTCGGTAACGCCGCGCTGTATCAGATCATTCACGGTAATACGGAATTTGCGCAGGAAGTAATGAATCATGCAGAGCGTGGCTTCTACAGCCTGCTGGCGCAGTATCCGGCGTTTAAACTCAGCGCATCGGTTGCCACCATCACTGGCATGCTGTTCTACGTGACCTCTGCGGATTCCGGTTCGCTGGTGCTGGGTAACTTCACCTCGCGGCTGAAAGACATTAACAGCGATGCGCCAAACTGGCTGCGCATCTTCTGGTCCGTGGCGATTGGGGTGCTGACGCTGAGCATGCTGATGACCAACGGTATCACTGCCCTGCAGAACACCACGGTGATCATGGGACTGCCGTTCAGCTTTGTGATCTTCTTTGTGATGGCGGGTCTGTTTAAATCACTGAAGATTGAGGATCACCGCCGTGCCAGCGCCACGCGCGATACTGCGCCCTATCTGGCGCATGCGACCGACCGTCTGACCTGGAAGAAGCGTCTGTCACGCCTGATGAACTACCCGGGTTCGCGTTACACCCAGCAGATGATGGAAAAGACCATTTTCCCGGCGATGCAGGAAGTGGCAAAAGAGCTGGAACTGCGTGATGCCCGCGTCACACTGGAAAGCGTCGAGGCAGATGAGGCGAACCCGATTGGCTATCTGGATCTGCGTGTTCATCTGGGCGAAGAGCAGGACTTCATTTATCAGGTCTGGCCGCAGCAATATTCGATTCCGGGCTTTACCTACCGCGCCCGTAGCGGTAAGTCGACCTACTATCGGCTGGAAACGTTCCTGATGGAGGGCAGCCAGGGTAACGACCTGATGGATTACAGCAAAGAGCAGGTGATCATCGACATACTGGATCAGTATGAGCGACACCTGAACTTCATCCATCTCAACCGTGAAGCGCCGGGCAGCAATATCAGCTTCCCAAGCGTGTAAACCAGGCCCGTCAGCACTGTGCTGGCGGGTTTTTTTTTGCCATCGACGAGCCGTTACACGCCGTCGCCTGCCGATATCGTCTATCTTTAGGGCTATGCTGGCCTGATGCCTGAAGGGTATAGACAGGGAGTCATATGGGAAAAATATTCAGTACGTTTCTGCCGCTCTACACCACCACGCTGCTGATGCTGCTTGGTTCCGGTTTACTGACCACCTATGTCTCATTACGGCTGGCCAGCGAGCAGGTTAACGGCGCGCTGATTGGTGCAATTATCGCGGCAAACTATATCGGGCTGGTCATTGGCGGCAAGGTGGGGCACAACCTGATCGCCCGCGTCGGCCATATCCGTGCCTACGTCGCCTGCGCCGGGATCATTACCGCCTCCGTGGTGGGTCACGGCCTGACTGACTTTATTCCGCTTTGGGTCTTTCTGCGTCTGATTATCGGACTCTGCATGATGTGCCAGTACATGGTGCTGGAGAGCTGGCTCAACGATCAGGCGGAATCGTCGCAGCGTGGCATGATTTTCGGCTTATATATGGTCGCTACCTACCTTGGGCTGAGTGGCGGGCAGGTGATACTGAGCCTGCAGACCGGATTTGGTGTGAGTACGCTGCTGATTGTCGCACTCTGCTTCGCGCTCTGTCTGGTGCCGATAGCGCTGACCACCCGCACCCATGTCAGGCCGATGACGCCCGCACCCATGGAACTGGGCTATTTTATCCGCACCATCCCCAAACTGCTCGGCACCACACTGGTAACCGGCATGGTAATTGGTGCCTTCTACGGTCTGGCACCCGTTTATGGCAGCAGCAAAGGCTTCACCACCGGTCAGACCGGCTATTTTATGAGTCTTACGATCTTTGCCGGGCTGGTGTCGCAGTTTCCACTGAGCTGGCTTTCTGACCGCTACGATCGTCAGCGACTGCTGTTTATTATTGCGATGCTGTTTGCCGTCATCTGCGTGCCACTTATCCTGCTGCCGCATCTGACGTTTGACTGGATGATCGGCATCGCCTTTGCCGCCAGCATGATGCAGTTCGCGCTCTATCCATTGCAGGTGGCGCTGGCCAACGATCAGGTGGCCGCCGAGCGCCGCGTATCGTTAACCGCCTGTCTGCTGATGGCGTTTGGTATTGGTGCCAGTATCGGCCCGCTGGTGGTCGGTGCGCTGATGCAGCCGCTGGGCAGCAATATGCTCTATCTCTTCTTTGCGCTCTGTGCGCTGGTGATTGGCGGACTGAGTTTTGTCCGTGCGCCAGGTCCGCTTCCGACAACCGAAGTCCCGCTGCCGCACGTTGTCATGCCTGACAGTCTGGCGACCTCGCCACTGGGTGCTGCGCTGATCCCGACGCTGGAAGAGGAGGTGATTCAGGCGTCAATGGGCGGTCAGGCACCGGAGGAGGAGTACGGTGGAGACGAGGGCGCGACTGATGAAGAGGCATTGTCCGACGATCATCCCGGGGAGGTTTCCGAAGATCAGCGCCATAAATAGCCGCGACAGGGCAGGACCTTGTTCGCCAGGCTTTGCATGGCTTTATGCATAATGTCCGGATCTGGCTCACTTCTGTCCGGTCACTGGCTCGACAGGCGGGCCAGCAGCAGCGATGCTGAGTCACCCGCTTCTTCAGGAGTCATACCATGCTGGAACTGCGCCCGAACTGTGAACACTGTGACGTCGATCTGCCGCCATCGTCTCTGGCGGCACGCATCTGCTCGTTTGAATGCACCTTCTGCGCTGACTGCGATGAGCATTTCGCGCATGTTTGCCCCAACTGCGGCGGTGAACTGGTGCGCCGTCCGGTGCGTCCGGCAGAGAAACTACAGAAATATCCGGCCAAAATGCGCAGCTGATCTCAAATGACGACGATTACGTCAGAGGCAGAATAGCCTGCGTGGCCCGATGCCGTTATGATGAATCTCGTCCCTGACAGAGCTACCACCTTAACTGAGTGCCGGAGATAAGCGCCGGGAGGGACGCACTTTTCTTCCACCCTCTGTTTCTCTTCGCCCCACAGCCTTACTGGTTCTGTTTCCCCGTTCATCACGCCGATTCGTGGCCAGCCCTGACTATACTCTGATAATGTTTTCAGCAGAGAGGCGCATGCACCCATGTATTACGACGTCCTGAATGGCGCAGCATGGCGACGGATCTGGGTGGTGGGCGATATCCATGGATGCCGCCGCGAACTCGATGCGCTGTTGCAGCAGCAACAGTTTGACTCTCAGCAGGATTTACTGATTTCGGTAGGCGACATTATTGATCGCGGGCCCGACAGTCTGGGTTGTCTGGCCCTGCTGGACGAGCCCTGGTTTCGCTGCGTGCGCGGCAATCATGAGGAGATGGCGCTGGCGGCGTTGCAGGGACAGGAAATGGCGCTCTGGCGGATGAACGGCGGCGACTGGTTCTTCCGGCTGCGGGGCGCAGCGTTAATCGCGGCACGTCATGCGTTGCGGCGCTGTGGTGAACGGCCGCTGATACTGCATCTGCAATTGGGTGAGCGCACTATTGTGATTGCCCATGCAGATTATCCGGCCCGGGAATACGCATTGAATAAGTCACTCGACTGGCAAAAGGTGGTCTGGAGCCGTCAGCGGCTGGAGGACCTGGAGTCAGGTGAGCAGGCGGGCATCCATGGCGCAGATGCCTTTTACTTCGGTCATACCCCGCTGAAACAGCCGCTGACGATTGCCAATCTGCATTACATCGATACCGGCGCCGTGTTTGGCAATCATCTGACGATGCTGCAACTCAAGTGAGTTAGCGGAACAGGCGACCGTCGCGCACCAGTTCGCGCGGATAGCTGTTCTTGATGCGGGTGCCAACTTTCTTCGCCAGCCCCAGCGGCTGCTGCTGATAGGTCACAATCATCTCATTGTTAACGGGTGCCGTTTCCGGATAGATATCCCGGCCGCGATACCACTCTTCAGCTTCTGCCGCCGTGAGCTCAAAGGCCTGCGTCGCATCGCGTTGCGCCAGTGCAATCACGGCTTCATGCTGCCAGCGATAGCCTTTAGCAAAGGTTTCTGCCAGCTTCAGGCCAATGCGCGAAAAGCGCACTTTGCCCAGCAGCGGGGTGACGGCTTTCGGGAAGAGCCAGATCTCTTTATCACGCTGCCACAGCTCCAGTGCGTCATCCCATTTGATAGAGACAGTGGCGGCGGCCTGTACGATCTCACTTTCCAGCTTACGGTTGAGAGGGGAGAAGGGCAGCTTACCCACTTTGTAGCCCGGCAGGGGTAAGGGCTCGACTGACGCGATTTTACGCAGACGCGCCACGAAAAAGCCTTCGCTGTCGAACATCTGCGGAAAGACATGCAGATAGCCTTCGGGCGTCGCGGCCTGATCACCACCCTCAAAAAGCCTGTCGAGCGGCACGACCTCAACCGCGTCCGGATAGCGCTGCAGCAGCCAGCTAATCACCTGCTGATTCTCAATCTGATTCAGGGTGCAGGTTGAATAAACCAGCGTGCCGCCAGGTTTGAGTGCGTGAAAGGCACTGTCGAGCAGATCACGCTGGGTCGCGGCGATCTCTTCGGTACTCGCCAGCGACCAGTTTTTCAGTGCATCCGCATCTTTACGAATCACGCCTTCGCCGGAGCAGGGTGCGTCGAGGAGGATGGCGTCGAACTGCTCCGGCAGGGCGGGCCCGAAGACCCGCGCGTCAAAGTGCGTCAGGGCACTGTTGCTGACGCCGCAGCGGCTGATGTTAGCGTGCAGCACTTTGACCCGGCTGGAGGAGAATTCGTTTGCCAGGATTACGCCCTGATTGCCCATTCGCGCCGCAATCTGGGTGGTTTTGGAACCCGGTGCCGCCGCCATATCCATCACGGCGCTGACCTCTGGCTGGGTATCAAACAGTGCAGTTACCGGCAGCATGGAGCTGGCTTCCTGAATGTAGAACAGGCCGCTGAGATGCTCAGCGACGCTACCCAGCGGCAGGCTCTCATCTTCCCGGCTGATCCAGAATCCCTCTTCGCACCACGGCACCGGCGTCAGCTTCCAGTCATACCCGGCGGTCTGGCTCAGGAAGGCAGCTACGCTGATCTTCAGGGTATTGACGCGAATACTGCGGCGCAGCGGTTGCTGACTGTAGGCGATAAACTGCGCGAAGCTCGCCTCATCGGGCAGGCTCTGACGCATTAATGAGAGAAAATCGGCGGGGAAAAACGAAGACGCATCTGACACGGGCACATTCCAGTTAAGGCAAAGGCGGCAGTGTAACATGAGGAAAGAAAACGGGCAGCCAGGCTGCCCGTTTGAGAGTGAGAATAACGTGAAGGCTCAGGGAGCATACGCCTTTCGCAAAGACGCTAAAGACGCCATCCCAGGCATGCTCAGCGCGGGCGATTACGCACCTCATCCCTGAGGTGCGCCCGTAAACGGGCCAACGCGTTGCGTTGTTCAAAAACGCTCCCGGCGTTTTTGTCCATGGCCCGCGATGCTTTGCTACAGGCGTATACTCCCATCGCTTTACGTTTTGAGCCGTCTGAAAGAAGCGGCTCGTTCAGAGTAAATTAACGCGGAGACGGAATCGCCGTTCCCCAGGTACGCCACTCTTTCGGCGCTTCATCCTGCAGCAGGAAATGTTTATCCGGGTTCGCCTGTGGCGCCAGCGGCACCGTTGGTGGCGTCGCAAACTGAATACCGCCGCGAATAAACTGCTGGAAGGTCCCGGTTTTCACCACGCCGCCCACCAGACCGAAGTCGAGGTTGTATCCGGACGCCAGCCAGAACACCGAATTGTTCCGCACCAGATGCTGGTACTTCTTACTGATGCGAAGGGCGATCTGCACGCGGTCGGCCATATTACCCAGTGACGTGCCGGTGACGGTACCCACTTCCACACCCCGGAACAGCACCGGCGTACCCAGCGACAGTGAACCGGCCTCAGTGGCATCAACATAAATGTTCAGGCCATTCAGGTAGCGCGAATCGGTAATGGTGCTTTCCTGCAATTCAAAGGTGCGTGCAGCACCGCCTTTGCCCGGATCAACGTTGACGTACGGCTGTAACAGGGTCTCCAGATGATTTACACCCGTAGCGGAAATCTCCGGTGAAACCACTGAGAAACGGCTGCCGAGGCGGGCAAAATCATTCACATATTCAGGGTAGAGTACGGCTTTCGCCACGACCTGATTGTTATCTTTGCTTAACGACAGTGACTCCACCTGACCGACGTTGATACCCAGATAACGAATCGGCATCCCGGCAGAGAGCTTGCTGGCGTCATAGGTGTGCAGCGTAATCTGACTGCCCACCGCGCGGGCGGCGGTTTCAGAGGAGTAGAGCATGCGTTTAGCCCCTTTGACCGACTGCGCACCACTCATATTGTCGAAGCTGATTGCGCCTTTCAGCGCACGGTTAAGGGGCGATGCCTGCACCGTCAGACCGCTGCCGTTAAGGCTGACGCGTGCGCCACCCTCAGCCCAGAACACGCTTTCGCTGGTCAGCAGCTTGCGATACTCCGGCTGAATATGCACCGCAATATCAAAAGCGTCAGCGCGCGGCGTCACTTTGACAATCTCGCCCACCTGGAATTTACGGTAAAGCACGACCGAACCGGCCTGTACGTCAGGCAGGCTGTTGGCGGTCAGCATCAGCGTCGTGGACGGGCCATCGCCGGTAATGCCTTCGTCCGCTTTTTCAGCATCGGCAAACAGCGGATAGGCGCTTTTTGGCTCGCCTTTTTTGCCCGGCTCCAGCCGGATGCCGCCATCTACCCACTCGCGGGCGCTGGCACCTAATACCTGCATGCCATCAAGACCGAACTTCACATCGAGGCGACTGTTGACGATAAATTTGCTGTCGCCATGCACCAGATTGCGATTTTCAGGATTGACCGCGACGACGAAATTGACGCCATTTTCATCCAGCGAACGTGACATGACCTGACCAATCTGCATACCGTGCAGCATCAGCGGCTGGCCCTGATCGATGCCGTAGCTCTCTGGTGCGCTGAGTTTGACCGTGAGTACGTTGGGTTTCTGCAGCAGTGTCTCATTCGACGCCAGCACGGTGAAGTGCTGCTGCGGCTCGCCTTCACCCGGCACCAGTTCCAGCGTATTACCGGTCAGCAGTGCGCTGAGGCTGGTATCGGTCAGGCTGATTTTCGGGCTGTGCATTTCGATGCGGGTACCGCTGCGCATCAGTCCAACCACAGAAGGATCAATCGTCAGCTCGCCGGTCACCTTGCCGCCATCCAGCAGGTTCAGTTTAGTCAGCGTACCCACCTCCAGGCCCTGGTACATCAGCGGGGTGCTGCCGGCCTTGAGATTTTTACCATCAGGCAGGTCAAGCGTGATTTGCACGCCGCGCTGGCTGTGCGCCAGATCGGGATAGAGCCGGTAGTTCTGCTCCGCTTTGGCGGTTTCCGCCCCCTGCGGTGAGTCAAACGCAATCGCGCCATTGACCAGCGCCGCCAGACTCTCCAGCTGCACTTTAGCGCCGCTCAGGCTGACGTCCGCATTGACGCCCGACACGTTCCAGAAGCGGCTGTTGGTCTTCACCAGATTAATAAAGCGACGCTCAATCAGCACATCAATTGCCACGCCATCGGCCTTATTATCAATACTGTAGTCATAGACCCGACCAACCGGAATTTTACGGTAGTAGACCAGCGAGCCAGTGTTGAGAGAGCCAAGATCGGGCGCATGCAGATGGATCATCAATTCGCCGGTATTGACCCGGTATTTCGGTTGCGTATCCAGCGCGGTAAACGCCTCGCTGGGTTTACCTTTACCCGGCATCATCCCGATATAGTTACCGCCGACCAGCGCATCCAGACCCGAGACGCCCGCCAGTGAGGCTTTGGGCGTCACCAGCCAGAACTGAGTATCCTCACGCAGCGCGTCGCGCATGTCGCTCTTGATGCTGGCTTTAATCTGGATTCTACGATAGTCGTCGCTGAGATTAATGCCCTGCACGGTGCCCACTTCTACGCCCTGATAACGGATCGGGGTACGACCCGGCACGATACCATCCGCCGTCTGAAAATTGATGGTGATGGTGGTGCCGCGCTCCTGATAATTAGTCCAGAGCAGCCAGCAGGCGATCAGCATCGCAATGACCGGCAGCAGCCAGAAGGGCGAAATTTTGCGCTTATTACGCAGCGTTGCGTTAGTCGGTGTAGTCGGCGTTTCCTGTTGCATGTGCATCCCAGAGCAGGCGGCTGTCCAGCCACTCAACAGACATAATGGTCAGGATGACGGCCGCGCCAAAAAACAGCGCAGCCGGTCCCATGGTAAAAGCCAGCAGCTGATCACGGTTGACCAGCGACATGGTTAACGAAATGACAAACAGATCGAGCATGGACCAGCGGCCAACCCAGGTCACAAACCGCAGCAACCGGATGCGGGTTCTCAGTCCCTGTTCACAGCGGAAATGAATGCTAAGCAGCAGCGTCAGCATGACCAGTACCTTGGTAAAGGGCACCAGAATACTGGCGATAAACACAATCGCTGCCACCGGAATATTGCCTTCACCCAGCCCCAGGATGCCGGAGAAGATGGTGTCCTCGCGCCGTGAACCGTTCAGGTAAACCACGGAAATAGGCAGCAGATTCGCAGGGATCAAGAACACAATCGACGCGATCAGCGCAGCCCAGGATTTCTGCAGGCTGTGGCGGCGACGGAAGTCGAGCGGCGTATGGCAGCGCGGGCAGCGGCCCCGTTCATCAGCGATGCCGGTGTTATGACAGTTGAGGCAGACCTGCATGTCGTCACGGGCCATATTGCCGGGGCTTTGCGGGTAGAAATGCTCCCACAGCTGTTCCATATTCAGATGGATCATGGTCAGCACGCTCAGCACCGTCAGGGCAATGTAGGCCGCCAGCCCATAGCCTATCTCCAGCGAAGCATAGTCCTGCACCTTG
Encoded here:
- the betB gene encoding betaine-aldehyde dehydrogenase is translated as MSRFTEQKLYIDGAYVAAASGETFQTINPVNGEVLAEVHAAGQEDVDRAVAAARKGQKVWAAMTAMERSRILRRAVDILRERNDELAELEMLDTGKPYSETSAVDIVTGADVLEYYAGLVPALEGQQIPLRETSFVYTRREPLGVVAGIGAWNYPIQIALWKSAPALAAGNAMIFKPSEMTPLTALKLAEIYTEAGLPDGVFNVLPGIGSVTGQLLTEHPGIDKVSFTGGVVSGKKVMANAAGSTLKEVTMELGGKSPLIIFDDADLDLAADIAMMANFYSSGQVCTNGTRVFIPAKLQAAFETKISERVARIKAGDLRDPATNFGPLVSFSHRDNVMRYIESGIAEGARVLCGGKRLTGGDFDQGAWVAPTVFTNCRDEMKIVREEIFGPVMSILSYESEEEVIRRANDTEFGLAAGLVTQDLNKAHRVIHQIEAGICWINTWGESAAEMPVGGYKHSGIGRENGLMTLQSYTQVKSVQVELTRFQSVF
- the betI gene encoding transcriptional regulator BetI translates to MPKVGMQPIRRRQLIDATLSTINEMGINDATIAQIARRAGVSTGIISHYFKDKNGLLEATMRDVTRQLREAVLSRLKPLADASAEQRLCAIVDGNFDETQVHTAVMKAWLDFWSSSMHQPQLNRLERVSSRRLYSTLVVEFRRELPLEKARLAAHGLAALIDGLWLRAALSGKPFDPAIALTLTTQFIRQQLAGEHE
- a CDS encoding choline transporter, coding for MNNPPSGEKDRLNPVVFYTSAGLILTFSLVTILYSELAASWILKAVNWVSATFGWYYMLAATLYIVFVLYMACSRFGSIKLGPEHSKPEFSVLSWSAMLFAAGIGIDLMFFSVAEPVTQYMQPPEGAGQTLEAARQAMVWTLFHYGLTGWSMYALMGIALGYFSYRYNLPLTIRSALYPIFGKRIYGPIGHTVDIAAVVGTIFGIATTLGIGVVQLNYGLKVLFDIPEGLTAQTALIVLSVVIATISVTSGVDKGIRFLSELNVIMALGLILFVLFFGNTEFLLNALVLNVGDYINRFMGMTLNTFAFDRPTQWMNSWTLFFWAWWVAWSPFVGLFLARISRGRTIREFVLGTLIIPFTFTLLWLSVFGNAALYQIIHGNTEFAQEVMNHAERGFYSLLAQYPAFKLSASVATITGMLFYVTSADSGSLVLGNFTSRLKDINSDAPNWLRIFWSVAIGVLTLSMLMTNGITALQNTTVIMGLPFSFVIFFVMAGLFKSLKIEDHRRASATRDTAPYLAHATDRLTWKKRLSRLMNYPGSRYTQQMMEKTIFPAMQEVAKELELRDARVTLESVEADEANPIGYLDLRVHLGEEQDFIYQVWPQQYSIPGFTYRARSGKSTYYRLETFLMEGSQGNDLMDYSKEQVIIDILDQYERHLNFIHLNREAPGSNISFPSV
- a CDS encoding MFS transporter, with the translated sequence MGKIFSTFLPLYTTTLLMLLGSGLLTTYVSLRLASEQVNGALIGAIIAANYIGLVIGGKVGHNLIARVGHIRAYVACAGIITASVVGHGLTDFIPLWVFLRLIIGLCMMCQYMVLESWLNDQAESSQRGMIFGLYMVATYLGLSGGQVILSLQTGFGVSTLLIVALCFALCLVPIALTTRTHVRPMTPAPMELGYFIRTIPKLLGTTLVTGMVIGAFYGLAPVYGSSKGFTTGQTGYFMSLTIFAGLVSQFPLSWLSDRYDRQRLLFIIAMLFAVICVPLILLPHLTFDWMIGIAFAASMMQFALYPLQVALANDQVAAERRVSLTACLLMAFGIGASIGPLVVGALMQPLGSNMLYLFFALCALVIGGLSFVRAPGPLPTTEVPLPHVVMPDSLATSPLGAALIPTLEEEVIQASMGGQAPEEEYGGDEGATDEEALSDDHPGEVSEDQRHK
- a CDS encoding DUF1272 domain-containing protein; this translates as MLELRPNCEHCDVDLPPSSLAARICSFECTFCADCDEHFAHVCPNCGGELVRRPVRPAEKLQKYPAKMRS
- a CDS encoding metallophosphoesterase, with amino-acid sequence MYYDVLNGAAWRRIWVVGDIHGCRRELDALLQQQQFDSQQDLLISVGDIIDRGPDSLGCLALLDEPWFRCVRGNHEEMALAALQGQEMALWRMNGGDWFFRLRGAALIAARHALRRCGERPLILHLQLGERTIVIAHADYPAREYALNKSLDWQKVVWSRQRLEDLESGEQAGIHGADAFYFGHTPLKQPLTIANLHYIDTGAVFGNHLTMLQLK
- the rsmF gene encoding 16S rRNA (cytosine(1407)-C(5))-methyltransferase RsmF; the encoded protein is MLHCRLCLNWNVPVSDASSFFPADFLSLMRQSLPDEASFAQFIAYSQQPLRRSIRVNTLKISVAAFLSQTAGYDWKLTPVPWCEEGFWISREDESLPLGSVAEHLSGLFYIQEASSMLPVTALFDTQPEVSAVMDMAAAPGSKTTQIAARMGNQGVILANEFSSSRVKVLHANISRCGVSNSALTHFDARVFGPALPEQFDAILLDAPCSGEGVIRKDADALKNWSLASTEEIAATQRDLLDSAFHALKPGGTLVYSTCTLNQIENQQVISWLLQRYPDAVEVVPLDRLFEGGDQAATPEGYLHVFPQMFDSEGFFVARLRKIASVEPLPLPGYKVGKLPFSPLNRKLESEIVQAAATVSIKWDDALELWQRDKEIWLFPKAVTPLLGKVRFSRIGLKLAETFAKGYRWQHEAVIALAQRDATQAFELTAAEAEEWYRGRDIYPETAPVNNEMIVTYQQQPLGLAKKVGTRIKNSYPRELVRDGRLFR
- a CDS encoding PqiB family protein — encoded protein: MQQETPTTPTNATLRNKRKISPFWLLPVIAMLIACWLLWTNYQERGTTITINFQTADGIVPGRTPIRYQGVEVGTVQGINLSDDYRRIQIKASIKSDMRDALREDTQFWLVTPKASLAGVSGLDALVGGNYIGMMPGKGKPSEAFTALDTQPKYRVNTGELMIHLHAPDLGSLNTGSLVYYRKIPVGRVYDYSIDNKADGVAIDVLIERRFINLVKTNSRFWNVSGVNADVSLSGAKVQLESLAALVNGAIAFDSPQGAETAKAEQNYRLYPDLAHSQRGVQITLDLPDGKNLKAGSTPLMYQGLEVGTLTKLNLLDGGKVTGELTIDPSVVGLMRSGTRIEMHSPKISLTDTSLSALLTGNTLELVPGEGEPQQHFTVLASNETLLQKPNVLTVKLSAPESYGIDQGQPLMLHGMQIGQVMSRSLDENGVNFVVAVNPENRNLVHGDSKFIVNSRLDVKFGLDGMQVLGASAREWVDGGIRLEPGKKGEPKSAYPLFADAEKADEGITGDGPSTTLMLTANSLPDVQAGSVVLYRKFQVGEIVKVTPRADAFDIAVHIQPEYRKLLTSESVFWAEGGARVSLNGSGLTVQASPLNRALKGAISFDNMSGAQSVKGAKRMLYSSETAARAVGSQITLHTYDASKLSAGMPIRYLGINVGQVESLSLSKDNNQVVAKAVLYPEYVNDFARLGSRFSVVSPEISATGVNHLETLLQPYVNVDPGKGGAARTFELQESTITDSRYLNGLNIYVDATEAGSLSLGTPVLFRGVEVGTVTGTSLGNMADRVQIALRISKKYQHLVRNNSVFWLASGYNLDFGLVGGVVKTGTFQQFIRGGIQFATPPTVPLAPQANPDKHFLLQDEAPKEWRTWGTAIPSPR